GGGGCGAAATCATCCCGGCTCCCAAAAAATTGAGAATTTTGGTTGCCAATCCCTTGGCGTGGGGGGAATGGCTGGACCGTCGTCTCAGCGATTCGGTATGATTGTGCCATGGGCAATGACAGCGTGTCGGCCTCCCATTCGTTTATGTTTGATCGTCGTTTGATGGACCATCCGTTTCGAATCCTCATCATCGAGGACAATCCCGATACGCGGGCCAATCTGCGTGACATCCTTGAGCTCGACGGGCACGAGGTGGTGGTAGCGGCTTCGTTTAGTGAATCCAGGGAAATCGCCAAGACGGCCAAGATTGGGTTGGTGATCACCGACCGGCGGCTGCCCGAGGGAATGATCGAAGAGTTTCTGCCTGAGGTGAAAGAAAACTCGGCCGACGCCGACATCATCGTGGTCACGGGTTTCGGCGACATGCATAGCACGATTGCGGCGCTGCGGTTGGGCGTGACCGATTATGTCATCAAACCGATTATCCCCGATGACATCCGCTCGATCGTCAAGCGGATTGCGGAAAAGAAGCTGTTGCAAGCAGAATTGGCCGAAGAGCATTATTTCACCAACGAGGTGCTCAAGACCGTCGAAGCGATCGTGTTGGTGCTGGATCTCGACGGTCAGGTCATTCGCTTTAACCCCTTCTTTCACCAGTTGACCGGTTGGACGCAGGACGAGTTGAAGGGGCGGGATTGGTTTGAGCACTGTATCCCTGAACACGACCGGGATCGCGTGAAAGAGGTCTTCATTGCCACGTCGCATCACGAGTTTACCCGTGGCGTGGTGAACGATGTCATGGACAAAGATGGGCGGAATCACCGCATTCGATGGTCCAATACGACCCTAAAAGATTCCGAGGGGCAGGTAGAGGCCATCTTGGCGGTCGGCGTGGACGTCAGTGATCTGGTCGAAGCCCAATCACGGGCGCTGCAGTCGGAGCGACTTGCCGCGATCGGCCAGACGATGACGGCGCTGAGCCACGAAAGTCGCAATGCACTGCAGCGAATCAAAGCAGCATCCGACGTGCTTTCGTTGGAAGTGGCTGGAAACAAAAACGCCGAAGACGACCTGCATGCCATTCAACGCGCGACCAACGATTTGCAATGCTTGCTCGAAGAGGTGCGTTCCTACGCAGCACCCATTCACGTGCATTATCACACCACCTCGCTAGGCCATGTTTGGAATCGTGCCTGGGCGGATATCGCCGCCACTCGCAAAGGACGAGATGCCGAGTTGATCGTGTCGTGTGATTCCGAAGATTTAGAGATCGAGATCGATACGGTCCGTATGGAGCAGGTGTTTCGAAACTTGTTCGAAAACTCGCTCGCCGCATGCACGGATCCTGTGCGAATCCAGATCGAGTTGGGAAGCGAAGACGACGAGGTCGAAGTCAAAATTACCGACAACGGCCCCGGTTTTAACGTGGAACAACAGCAAAAGTTGTTCGAGCCGTTCTACACAACTAAGCGAACCGGGACGGGGCTGGGGATGTCGATTTGCCAACGCATCGTCGAAGCCCATGGAGGCACGATTGAGGTTGAGCCCTGCACATCGGGGGCATGTGTGGTGATTCGGATGCCACGTCGTGCCTGCAATGACATCTCACACCCATCTCAACTCGCGTCGCTCGAATAAAGCACGTGGCACCTCTGCGCCGCTGCGGTGGGACGTGTTGCTGCGTATTCCTTTTTGATGTGCGTGGTGCCTCGCTGC
The nucleotide sequence above comes from Novipirellula caenicola. Encoded proteins:
- a CDS encoding ATP-binding protein, whose amino-acid sequence is MGNDSVSASHSFMFDRRLMDHPFRILIIEDNPDTRANLRDILELDGHEVVVAASFSESREIAKTAKIGLVITDRRLPEGMIEEFLPEVKENSADADIIVVTGFGDMHSTIAALRLGVTDYVIKPIIPDDIRSIVKRIAEKKLLQAELAEEHYFTNEVLKTVEAIVLVLDLDGQVIRFNPFFHQLTGWTQDELKGRDWFEHCIPEHDRDRVKEVFIATSHHEFTRGVVNDVMDKDGRNHRIRWSNTTLKDSEGQVEAILAVGVDVSDLVEAQSRALQSERLAAIGQTMTALSHESRNALQRIKAASDVLSLEVAGNKNAEDDLHAIQRATNDLQCLLEEVRSYAAPIHVHYHTTSLGHVWNRAWADIAATRKGRDAELIVSCDSEDLEIEIDTVRMEQVFRNLFENSLAACTDPVRIQIELGSEDDEVEVKITDNGPGFNVEQQQKLFEPFYTTKRTGTGLGMSICQRIVEAHGGTIEVEPCTSGACVVIRMPRRACNDISHPSQLASLE